One genomic window of Nerophis lumbriciformis linkage group LG29, RoL_Nlum_v2.1, whole genome shotgun sequence includes the following:
- the LOC133572284 gene encoding dynein regulatory complex subunit 2-like isoform X3, giving the protein MKVVLKWRKCSAVVSVATPRKPLGALRKSACTSRLMRRVRMPRKVKRGGGASEEEEDLQQQRGRVKDPQETGRKREELLTLFLKDKVEREERNSAVNLAELERAWGVVLRRTKSAELRRDIIILRRTFERQLDGLDDVIKDTTAEAGIEPGTLKLLARPLYQPTYTGVTPLPSLLLTGCRFLFVRQSLTCDLQQAEQQSAQVRRRHLQHVERMRDLQDERRAFVRRRWEGSLRRISAGFMAERSDTAEEAQRRQVRLEDTAFSLDSQHQDVMRAVRQVYGESMAAWRSAQQDRVAALRGADAEKLAEKRRQMQEEVEACGSALGLMSRNQRLVHMTDVDVKRVRRLQSAVISLRTKLGSFETSTAWEAGGMAAAKAELNEKSGKLRDHLARARQAARKQLADLALQSDTAANKLQMVIGKGEKVLHAAMVCHKLEDTLSPSPRGADSQWPAQPTATVTSHILSQRGEGVINPSSSPQTFPEVRQLTRRLNSALLLRDALANHQEALRRDNQQLRLLLRRRLDNMRVGDNSGGALHGSHAPLSVKAALTTASPPFGAGRPTVIEAALAAKHLL; this is encoded by the exons ATGAAGGTAGTATTGAAATGGCGGAAGTGCTCGGCAGTCGTCTCCGTGGCAACGCCGCGCAAACCGTTGGGAGCCTTGCGAAAAAGCGCGTGTACGTCGCGTCTGATGCGTAG AGTGAGGATGCCGAGGAAGGTGAAGAGAGGAGGCGGAGCctcagaggaggaggaggaccttCAGCAGCAACGTGGGCGGGTGAAGGACCCGCAGGAAACGGGCAGAAAGAGGGAGGAGCTTCTGACGCTCTTCCTGAAG GACAAAGTCGAGCGCGAGGAGAGGAACTCGGCCGTCAACCTTGCGGAGCTGGAGCGCGCCTGGGGTGTGGTCCTGCGTCGGACAAAATCAGCGGAGCTGCGGCGTGATATCATCATCCTGCGTCGCACGTTTGAGCGGCAGCTGGACggcctggatgatgtcatcaag gacacaacggcagaagcggggatcgaacctggaaccctcaagttgctggcacggccgctctaccaaccgacctATACCGGCGTTACGCCGCTGCCGTCTTTACTACTGACGGGGTGCCGTTTCCTGTTTGTACGGCAGAGCTTGACATGTGACCTGCAGCAGGCGGAGCAGCAGTCGGCTCAGGTGCGCCGCCGCCACCTGCAGCACGTGGAGCGCATGCGAGACCTGCAGGACGAGCGGCGAGCGTTCGTGCGGCGTCGCTGGGAGGGGAGTCTGCGGCGCATTAGTGCCGGATTCATGGCGGAAAG GAGCGACACGGCGGAAGAGGCGCAGCGGCGGCAGGTGCGTCTGGAGGACACGGCGTTCTCGTTGGACTCGCAGCACCAGGACGTGATGCGGGCCGTGCGTCAGGTGTACGGCGAGAGCATGGCGGCTTGGCGGAGCGCCCAGCAGGACCGG GTGGCGGCGCTGCGTGGCGCCGACGCGGAGAAGCTGGCAGAGAAGCGTCGTCAAATGCAGGAAGAGGTGGAAGCGTGCGGCTCCGCCCTCGGCCTGATGTCCAGGAACCAGCGTCTGGTCCACATGACCGACGTGGACGTGAAGCGAGTGCGGCGGCTGCAG AGCGCTGTCATCAGCCTGCGGACCAAGCTCGGCTCCTTCGAGACATCGACGGCGTGGGAGGCGGGCGGCATGGCGGCAGCGAAGGCGGAATTGAATGAAAAAAGCGGCAAGCTTCGGGATCACCTGGCCAGAGCACGCCAGGCTGCGAGGAAGCAGCTCGCTGACCTCGCGCTCCAAAGTGACACCGCCGCCAATAAACTGCAGATGGTGATCGGCAAG GGCGAGAAGGTTCTACACGCCGCCATGGTGTGTCACAAGCTGGAAGACACTTTATCGCCATCACCACGGGGTGCTGACAGCCAGTGGCCGGCGCAGCCAACAGCAACAGTTACATCTCACATCCTGTCGCAACGTGGCGAGGGCGTCATTAACCCGTCTTCGTCCCCGCAGACGTTCCCTGAGGTGCGTCAACTGACTCGCCGCCTTAACAGTGCTCTGCTTCTGCGAGACGCTCTGGCCAATCACCAAGAGGCGCTGCGGCGAGACAACCAACAGCTAAGGCTCCTCCTGCGCCGCCGTCTCGACAACATGAGGGTCGGCGACAACAGCGGCGGCGCCCTTCACGGAAGCCACGCCCCGCTGTCTGTCAAAGCCGCACTAACAACGGCGAGCCCCCCCTTTGGCGCTGGACGTCCCACGGTCATCGAGGCGGCCCTCGCCGCCAAACACCTGCTGTGA
- the LOC133572284 gene encoding dynein regulatory complex subunit 2-like isoform X1, which produces MKVVLKWRKCSAVVSVATPRKPLGALRKSACTSRLMRRVRMPRKVKRGGGASEEEEDLQQQRGRVKDPQETGRKREELLTLFLKDKVEREERNSAVNLAELERAWGVVLRRTKSAELRRDIIILRRTFERQLDGLDDVIKDTTAEAGIEPGTLKLLARPLYQPTYTGVTPLPSLLLTGCRFLFVRQSLTCDLQQAEQQSAQVRRRHLQHVERMRDLQDERRAFVRRRWEGSLRRISAGFMAERSDTAEEAQRRQVRLEDTAFSLDSQHQDVMRAVRQVYGESMAAWRSAQQDRVIPSCIPGLRPCRQLTCCGFYPQVAALRGADAEKLAEKRRQMQEEVEACGSALGLMSRNQRLVHMTDVDVKRVRRLQSAVISLRTKLGSFETSTAWEAGGMAAAKAELNEKSGKLRDHLARARQAARKQLADLALQSDTAANKLQMVIGKGEKVLHAAMVCHKLEDTLSPSPRGADSQWPAQPTATVTSHILSQRGEGVINPSSSPQTFPEVRQLTRRLNSALLLRDALANHQEALRRDNQQLRLLLRRRLDNMRVGDNSGGALHGSHAPLSVKAALTTASPPFGAGRPTVIEAALAAKHLL; this is translated from the exons ATGAAGGTAGTATTGAAATGGCGGAAGTGCTCGGCAGTCGTCTCCGTGGCAACGCCGCGCAAACCGTTGGGAGCCTTGCGAAAAAGCGCGTGTACGTCGCGTCTGATGCGTAG AGTGAGGATGCCGAGGAAGGTGAAGAGAGGAGGCGGAGCctcagaggaggaggaggaccttCAGCAGCAACGTGGGCGGGTGAAGGACCCGCAGGAAACGGGCAGAAAGAGGGAGGAGCTTCTGACGCTCTTCCTGAAG GACAAAGTCGAGCGCGAGGAGAGGAACTCGGCCGTCAACCTTGCGGAGCTGGAGCGCGCCTGGGGTGTGGTCCTGCGTCGGACAAAATCAGCGGAGCTGCGGCGTGATATCATCATCCTGCGTCGCACGTTTGAGCGGCAGCTGGACggcctggatgatgtcatcaag gacacaacggcagaagcggggatcgaacctggaaccctcaagttgctggcacggccgctctaccaaccgacctATACCGGCGTTACGCCGCTGCCGTCTTTACTACTGACGGGGTGCCGTTTCCTGTTTGTACGGCAGAGCTTGACATGTGACCTGCAGCAGGCGGAGCAGCAGTCGGCTCAGGTGCGCCGCCGCCACCTGCAGCACGTGGAGCGCATGCGAGACCTGCAGGACGAGCGGCGAGCGTTCGTGCGGCGTCGCTGGGAGGGGAGTCTGCGGCGCATTAGTGCCGGATTCATGGCGGAAAG GAGCGACACGGCGGAAGAGGCGCAGCGGCGGCAGGTGCGTCTGGAGGACACGGCGTTCTCGTTGGACTCGCAGCACCAGGACGTGATGCGGGCCGTGCGTCAGGTGTACGGCGAGAGCATGGCGGCTTGGCGGAGCGCCCAGCAGGACCGGGTAATACCGTCGTGCATTCCCGGGCTGCGCCCTTGCCGTCAGCTCACCTGCTGCGGCTTCTACCCCCAGGTGGCGGCGCTGCGTGGCGCCGACGCGGAGAAGCTGGCAGAGAAGCGTCGTCAAATGCAGGAAGAGGTGGAAGCGTGCGGCTCCGCCCTCGGCCTGATGTCCAGGAACCAGCGTCTGGTCCACATGACCGACGTGGACGTGAAGCGAGTGCGGCGGCTGCAG AGCGCTGTCATCAGCCTGCGGACCAAGCTCGGCTCCTTCGAGACATCGACGGCGTGGGAGGCGGGCGGCATGGCGGCAGCGAAGGCGGAATTGAATGAAAAAAGCGGCAAGCTTCGGGATCACCTGGCCAGAGCACGCCAGGCTGCGAGGAAGCAGCTCGCTGACCTCGCGCTCCAAAGTGACACCGCCGCCAATAAACTGCAGATGGTGATCGGCAAG GGCGAGAAGGTTCTACACGCCGCCATGGTGTGTCACAAGCTGGAAGACACTTTATCGCCATCACCACGGGGTGCTGACAGCCAGTGGCCGGCGCAGCCAACAGCAACAGTTACATCTCACATCCTGTCGCAACGTGGCGAGGGCGTCATTAACCCGTCTTCGTCCCCGCAGACGTTCCCTGAGGTGCGTCAACTGACTCGCCGCCTTAACAGTGCTCTGCTTCTGCGAGACGCTCTGGCCAATCACCAAGAGGCGCTGCGGCGAGACAACCAACAGCTAAGGCTCCTCCTGCGCCGCCGTCTCGACAACATGAGGGTCGGCGACAACAGCGGCGGCGCCCTTCACGGAAGCCACGCCCCGCTGTCTGTCAAAGCCGCACTAACAACGGCGAGCCCCCCCTTTGGCGCTGGACGTCCCACGGTCATCGAGGCGGCCCTCGCCGCCAAACACCTGCTGTGA
- the LOC133572284 gene encoding dynein regulatory complex subunit 2-like isoform X4 — MKVVLKWRKCSAVVSVATPRKPLGALRKSACTSRLMRRVRMPRKVKRGGGASEEEEDLQQQRGRVKDPQETGRKREELLTLFLKDKVEREERNSAVNLAELERAWGVVLRRTKSAELRRDIIILRRTFERQLDGLDDVIKSLTCDLQQAEQQSAQVRRRHLQHVERMRDLQDERRAFVRRRWEGSLRRISAGFMAERSDTAEEAQRRQVRLEDTAFSLDSQHQDVMRAVRQVYGESMAAWRSAQQDRVIPSCIPGLRPCRQLTCCGFYPQVAALRGADAEKLAEKRRQMQEEVEACGSALGLMSRNQRLVHMTDVDVKRVRRLQSAVISLRTKLGSFETSTAWEAGGMAAAKAELNEKSGKLRDHLARARQAARKQLADLALQSDTAANKLQMVIGKGEKVLHAAMVCHKLEDTLSPSPRGADSQWPAQPTATVTSHILSQRGEGVINPSSSPQTFPEVRQLTRRLNSALLLRDALANHQEALRRDNQQLRLLLRRRLDNMRVGDNSGGALHGSHAPLSVKAALTTASPPFGAGRPTVIEAALAAKHLL, encoded by the exons ATGAAGGTAGTATTGAAATGGCGGAAGTGCTCGGCAGTCGTCTCCGTGGCAACGCCGCGCAAACCGTTGGGAGCCTTGCGAAAAAGCGCGTGTACGTCGCGTCTGATGCGTAG AGTGAGGATGCCGAGGAAGGTGAAGAGAGGAGGCGGAGCctcagaggaggaggaggaccttCAGCAGCAACGTGGGCGGGTGAAGGACCCGCAGGAAACGGGCAGAAAGAGGGAGGAGCTTCTGACGCTCTTCCTGAAG GACAAAGTCGAGCGCGAGGAGAGGAACTCGGCCGTCAACCTTGCGGAGCTGGAGCGCGCCTGGGGTGTGGTCCTGCGTCGGACAAAATCAGCGGAGCTGCGGCGTGATATCATCATCCTGCGTCGCACGTTTGAGCGGCAGCTGGACggcctggatgatgtcatcaag AGCTTGACATGTGACCTGCAGCAGGCGGAGCAGCAGTCGGCTCAGGTGCGCCGCCGCCACCTGCAGCACGTGGAGCGCATGCGAGACCTGCAGGACGAGCGGCGAGCGTTCGTGCGGCGTCGCTGGGAGGGGAGTCTGCGGCGCATTAGTGCCGGATTCATGGCGGAAAG GAGCGACACGGCGGAAGAGGCGCAGCGGCGGCAGGTGCGTCTGGAGGACACGGCGTTCTCGTTGGACTCGCAGCACCAGGACGTGATGCGGGCCGTGCGTCAGGTGTACGGCGAGAGCATGGCGGCTTGGCGGAGCGCCCAGCAGGACCGGGTAATACCGTCGTGCATTCCCGGGCTGCGCCCTTGCCGTCAGCTCACCTGCTGCGGCTTCTACCCCCAGGTGGCGGCGCTGCGTGGCGCCGACGCGGAGAAGCTGGCAGAGAAGCGTCGTCAAATGCAGGAAGAGGTGGAAGCGTGCGGCTCCGCCCTCGGCCTGATGTCCAGGAACCAGCGTCTGGTCCACATGACCGACGTGGACGTGAAGCGAGTGCGGCGGCTGCAG AGCGCTGTCATCAGCCTGCGGACCAAGCTCGGCTCCTTCGAGACATCGACGGCGTGGGAGGCGGGCGGCATGGCGGCAGCGAAGGCGGAATTGAATGAAAAAAGCGGCAAGCTTCGGGATCACCTGGCCAGAGCACGCCAGGCTGCGAGGAAGCAGCTCGCTGACCTCGCGCTCCAAAGTGACACCGCCGCCAATAAACTGCAGATGGTGATCGGCAAG GGCGAGAAGGTTCTACACGCCGCCATGGTGTGTCACAAGCTGGAAGACACTTTATCGCCATCACCACGGGGTGCTGACAGCCAGTGGCCGGCGCAGCCAACAGCAACAGTTACATCTCACATCCTGTCGCAACGTGGCGAGGGCGTCATTAACCCGTCTTCGTCCCCGCAGACGTTCCCTGAGGTGCGTCAACTGACTCGCCGCCTTAACAGTGCTCTGCTTCTGCGAGACGCTCTGGCCAATCACCAAGAGGCGCTGCGGCGAGACAACCAACAGCTAAGGCTCCTCCTGCGCCGCCGTCTCGACAACATGAGGGTCGGCGACAACAGCGGCGGCGCCCTTCACGGAAGCCACGCCCCGCTGTCTGTCAAAGCCGCACTAACAACGGCGAGCCCCCCCTTTGGCGCTGGACGTCCCACGGTCATCGAGGCGGCCCTCGCCGCCAAACACCTGCTGTGA
- the LOC133572284 gene encoding dynein regulatory complex subunit 2-like isoform X2, with translation MAEVLGSRLRGNAAQTVGSLAKKRVYVASDAVRMPRKVKRGGGASEEEEDLQQQRGRVKDPQETGRKREELLTLFLKDKVEREERNSAVNLAELERAWGVVLRRTKSAELRRDIIILRRTFERQLDGLDDVIKDTTAEAGIEPGTLKLLARPLYQPTYTGVTPLPSLLLTGCRFLFVRQSLTCDLQQAEQQSAQVRRRHLQHVERMRDLQDERRAFVRRRWEGSLRRISAGFMAERSDTAEEAQRRQVRLEDTAFSLDSQHQDVMRAVRQVYGESMAAWRSAQQDRVIPSCIPGLRPCRQLTCCGFYPQVAALRGADAEKLAEKRRQMQEEVEACGSALGLMSRNQRLVHMTDVDVKRVRRLQSAVISLRTKLGSFETSTAWEAGGMAAAKAELNEKSGKLRDHLARARQAARKQLADLALQSDTAANKLQMVIGKGEKVLHAAMVCHKLEDTLSPSPRGADSQWPAQPTATVTSHILSQRGEGVINPSSSPQTFPEVRQLTRRLNSALLLRDALANHQEALRRDNQQLRLLLRRRLDNMRVGDNSGGALHGSHAPLSVKAALTTASPPFGAGRPTVIEAALAAKHLL, from the exons ATGGCGGAAGTGCTCGGCAGTCGTCTCCGTGGCAACGCCGCGCAAACCGTTGGGAGCCTTGCGAAAAAGCGCGTGTACGTCGCGTCTGATGC AGTGAGGATGCCGAGGAAGGTGAAGAGAGGAGGCGGAGCctcagaggaggaggaggaccttCAGCAGCAACGTGGGCGGGTGAAGGACCCGCAGGAAACGGGCAGAAAGAGGGAGGAGCTTCTGACGCTCTTCCTGAAG GACAAAGTCGAGCGCGAGGAGAGGAACTCGGCCGTCAACCTTGCGGAGCTGGAGCGCGCCTGGGGTGTGGTCCTGCGTCGGACAAAATCAGCGGAGCTGCGGCGTGATATCATCATCCTGCGTCGCACGTTTGAGCGGCAGCTGGACggcctggatgatgtcatcaag gacacaacggcagaagcggggatcgaacctggaaccctcaagttgctggcacggccgctctaccaaccgacctATACCGGCGTTACGCCGCTGCCGTCTTTACTACTGACGGGGTGCCGTTTCCTGTTTGTACGGCAGAGCTTGACATGTGACCTGCAGCAGGCGGAGCAGCAGTCGGCTCAGGTGCGCCGCCGCCACCTGCAGCACGTGGAGCGCATGCGAGACCTGCAGGACGAGCGGCGAGCGTTCGTGCGGCGTCGCTGGGAGGGGAGTCTGCGGCGCATTAGTGCCGGATTCATGGCGGAAAG GAGCGACACGGCGGAAGAGGCGCAGCGGCGGCAGGTGCGTCTGGAGGACACGGCGTTCTCGTTGGACTCGCAGCACCAGGACGTGATGCGGGCCGTGCGTCAGGTGTACGGCGAGAGCATGGCGGCTTGGCGGAGCGCCCAGCAGGACCGGGTAATACCGTCGTGCATTCCCGGGCTGCGCCCTTGCCGTCAGCTCACCTGCTGCGGCTTCTACCCCCAGGTGGCGGCGCTGCGTGGCGCCGACGCGGAGAAGCTGGCAGAGAAGCGTCGTCAAATGCAGGAAGAGGTGGAAGCGTGCGGCTCCGCCCTCGGCCTGATGTCCAGGAACCAGCGTCTGGTCCACATGACCGACGTGGACGTGAAGCGAGTGCGGCGGCTGCAG AGCGCTGTCATCAGCCTGCGGACCAAGCTCGGCTCCTTCGAGACATCGACGGCGTGGGAGGCGGGCGGCATGGCGGCAGCGAAGGCGGAATTGAATGAAAAAAGCGGCAAGCTTCGGGATCACCTGGCCAGAGCACGCCAGGCTGCGAGGAAGCAGCTCGCTGACCTCGCGCTCCAAAGTGACACCGCCGCCAATAAACTGCAGATGGTGATCGGCAAG GGCGAGAAGGTTCTACACGCCGCCATGGTGTGTCACAAGCTGGAAGACACTTTATCGCCATCACCACGGGGTGCTGACAGCCAGTGGCCGGCGCAGCCAACAGCAACAGTTACATCTCACATCCTGTCGCAACGTGGCGAGGGCGTCATTAACCCGTCTTCGTCCCCGCAGACGTTCCCTGAGGTGCGTCAACTGACTCGCCGCCTTAACAGTGCTCTGCTTCTGCGAGACGCTCTGGCCAATCACCAAGAGGCGCTGCGGCGAGACAACCAACAGCTAAGGCTCCTCCTGCGCCGCCGTCTCGACAACATGAGGGTCGGCGACAACAGCGGCGGCGCCCTTCACGGAAGCCACGCCCCGCTGTCTGTCAAAGCCGCACTAACAACGGCGAGCCCCCCCTTTGGCGCTGGACGTCCCACGGTCATCGAGGCGGCCCTCGCCGCCAAACACCTGCTGTGA
- the strn3 gene encoding striatin-3, with translation MDEHPGGGAAGPPPPHQQQSGGTAGAHAVSGGAMLGSQQSDELPRPQQQYTIPGILHYIQHEWARFEMERAHWEVERAELQARIAFLQGERKGQENLKNDLVRRIKMLEYALKQERAKYHKLKYGTELNQGDVKMPNFEADDKDSEVSALPANSQLTWKQGRQLLRQYLQEVGYTDTILDVRTQRVRSLLGLSASEHNGSVENKNLQHLINGMEHRQDGQRSPGDVLETINFLENAEDSDEDDDGELLDDLGEEKLGRGRKTTVANEGLASEDDADTEEALKEFDFLVTAEDGEGAGEARSSGDGTEWVEPLPFPGGAGKSFLMGGADHVLESVLGLGDLADLTVANDDVDFSYDLPSGQESAFRKTWTPKYTLRSHFDGVRALAFHPVEPCLVTVSEDHTLKLWNLTKTVAAKKSASLDVEPVYTFRAHVGPVLSLAMTSSGEQCFSGGLDATIQRWNVPGSNVDPYDTYDAGALADSWAGHADAVWGLAYSGIKNRLLSCSADGTVKLWNPQEKNPCISTFNASREHGIPTSVDFNGCDPAHMVASFDGGDVVVYDLETSQHALVLKGQGEGTRPGCHHIYKVVSHPTLPVTITAHEDRHIKFFDNKSGKVIHAMVAHLDAVTSLAVDPNGIYLMSGSHDCSLRLWNLDSKTCAQEITAHRKKSEEAIYDVAFHPSKAYIASAGADALARVYV, from the exons ATGGACGAGCACCCCGGCGGAGGCGCCGCTGGACCTCCGCCGCCCCACCAGCAGCAGTCGGGGGGCACGGCCGGCGCTCATGCGGTGAGCGGTGGGGCGATGCTGGGCTCGCAGCAGTCGGACGAGCTACCGCGGCCGCAGCAGCAGTACACCATCCCCGGCATCCTGCACTACATCCAGCACGAGTGGGCCCGCTTCGAGATGGAGAGGGCCCACTGGGAAGTGGAGCGGGCCGAACTTCAG gcaagGATAGCGTTCCTGCAAGGGGAGAGAAAAGGTCAGGAGAACCTGAAGAATGACCTGGTCAGAAGAATCAAGATGTTGGAATACGCTCTCAAGCAGGagag AGCCAAGTACCACAAGTTGAAGTACGGAACCGAGTTGAACCAAGGCGACGTAAAGATGCCCAACTTTGAAGCAG ACGACAAAGACTCTGAGGTGTCGGCGCTGCCCGCCAACAGCCAGCTGACCTGGAAACAGGGACGGCAGCTCCTGCGACA GTACCTGCAGGAGGTGGGCTACACGGACACCATCTTGGATGTGCGCACTCAGAGGGTCCGCTCCCTGCTCGGCCTCTCGGCATCCGAGCACAACGGTTCTGTGGAGAACAAGAACCTGCAGCACCTCATCAACGGGATGGAACACCGCCAGGACGGCCAGAG gagTCCAGGAGACGTGTTGGAGACCATCAACTTCCTGGAGAACGCTGAGGACAGCGACGAGGACGATGACGGCGAGCTGCTGGACGACTTGGGCGAGGAGAAGCTGGGCCGAGGGCGGAAGACCACG GTGGCCAACGAGGGCCTGGCGTCGGAGGACGACGCCGACACGGAGGAGGCGCTGAAGGAGTTTGACTTCCTGGTGACGGCGGAGGACGGGGAGGGGGCGGGCGAGGCCCGCAGCTCTGGAGACGGGACAGAGTGGG TTGAGCCGCTGCCGTTCCCCGGCGGCGCGGGCAAGTCCTTCCTGATGGGCGGGGCCGACCACGTCCTGGAAAGCGTGCTGGGCTTGGGCGACCTCGCCGACCTCACCGTGGCCAACGACGACGTGGACTTCAGCTACGAC CTGCCGTCCGGTCAGGAGTCGGCCTTCAGGAAGACCTGGACCCCAAAGTACACGCTGCGAAGTCACTTCGACGGCGTCCGAGCGCTTGCCTTCCATCCCGTGGAGCCGTGCCTGGTCACCGTGTCCGAGGATCACACACTCAAACTGTGGAACCTCACCAAGACCGTCGCCGCCAAAAA AAGTGCCTCCCTGGATGTGGAGCCCGTCTACACGTTCAGAGCTCACGT GGGTCCCGTGCTGTCCCTGGCCATGACGTCCAGCGGCGAGCAGTGTTTCAGCGGCGGCCTGGACGCCACCATCCAGCGCTGGAACGTTCCCGGCTCCAATGTGGACCCCTACGACACTTACG ATGCCGGTGCGCTGGCGGACTCGTGGGCGGGACATGCGGACGCCGTGTGGGGGTTGGCCTACAGCGGCATCAAGAATCGCCTCCTGTCCTGTTCGGCCGACGGAACTGTCAAATTGTGGAACCCTCAGGAGAAGAACCCCTGCATCAGCACTTTCAACGCCAGCAGAG aaCACGGTATCCCGACATCTGTGGACTTCAACGGCTGTGACCCTGCCCACATGGTGGCGTCCTTTGATGGCGGCGATGTGGTTGTGTACGACCTGGAGACTTCCCAGCATGCACTGGTGCTGAAGGGGCAGGGCGAAGGAa CCCGGCCCGGCTGCCATCATATCTACAAGGTGGTGAGCCATCCCACGCTGCCTGTCACCATCACGGCCCACGAAGACCGCCACATCAAGTTCTTTGACAACAAGTCAG GTAAAGTCATCCACGCCATGGTGGCTCACCTGGATGCCGTCACCAGCCTGGCTGTGGACCCAAACGGGATCTACCTGATGTCAGGAA GTCACGACTGCTCGCTGCGTCTATGGAACTTGGACTCCAAGACCTGCGCGCAGGAGATCACGGCGCACCGCAAGAAGAGTGAGGAGGCCATCTACGACGTCGCCTTCCACCCCTCCAAGGCGTACATCGCCTCAGCCGGCGCCGACGCCCTCGCCAGGGTCTACGTGTAA